In Fructilactobacillus cliffordii, a single genomic region encodes these proteins:
- a CDS encoding phosphoribosylaminoimidazolesuccinocarboxamide synthase: MKITKPGQKIAEGKTKVVYATEDPNLVWLHSKDQVTALNGKKHDDFANKGALANQISTLLFQYLNDQGFQIHFVEQINATDDVVQKLTMLPVEVVVRNRAAGHFVIRFGAENLQPLNPPVQEFYYKSDQQDDPMINPSQLEALQIATPEESQAMEAQARALTKALTNLFAQSGMQLVDIKYEFGRNQQGELILGDELSPDNMRIIDQATGQSLDKDVYRHDNGDLQHGYQTVLDRLTAQLGEA; the protein is encoded by the coding sequence ATGAAAATAACTAAACCAGGTCAAAAAATTGCCGAAGGAAAAACCAAGGTTGTCTATGCCACGGAGGACCCAAACCTCGTGTGGCTGCACAGTAAGGACCAGGTGACCGCGTTAAACGGGAAAAAGCATGACGACTTTGCTAACAAGGGCGCCCTGGCTAATCAGATTAGTACCTTATTATTTCAATATTTAAACGACCAGGGATTTCAGATTCATTTTGTGGAACAAATTAATGCTACGGACGACGTGGTCCAAAAACTAACCATGTTACCGGTCGAAGTGGTGGTCCGTAACCGGGCCGCCGGTCACTTTGTGATTCGGTTTGGCGCCGAAAACTTACAACCGCTGAATCCACCGGTCCAGGAGTTTTATTACAAGTCCGATCAACAAGACGATCCGATGATTAATCCGTCGCAACTAGAGGCGCTGCAGATTGCGACGCCGGAAGAAAGCCAAGCAATGGAAGCTCAAGCACGGGCATTAACCAAAGCGCTGACGAACCTGTTTGCACAGAGTGGCATGCAGCTCGTGGACATTAAGTATGAGTTTGGCCGTAACCAACAGGGCGAGTTAATCCTCGGAGATGAATTATCTCCAGATAACATGCGCATCATTGACCAAGCAACCGGGCAATCCCTCGATAAGGATGTGTACCGGCACGACAACGGTGACTTACAGCATGGGTACCAAACGGTGTTAGACCGGCTGACGGCCCAGTTAGGAGAAGCATAA
- the purS gene encoding phosphoribosylformylglycinamidine synthase subunit PurS — translation MYLGKVYVSYKPSVLDPQGTVIQNKLGQLGFADVDSVKQGKYFEIKLKADTKQAAATQLEELTQALLINPNTETYRYDLEEVSA, via the coding sequence ATGTATCTAGGTAAAGTATATGTATCGTACAAACCATCTGTTTTAGATCCGCAGGGGACCGTGATTCAGAACAAACTAGGGCAACTCGGTTTTGCAGACGTGGATTCTGTGAAACAGGGAAAGTACTTTGAAATCAAGCTAAAGGCGGACACGAAACAGGCCGCTGCCACGCAACTAGAAGAATTAACGCAGGCGTTACTAATTAACCCAAACACCGAAACCTATCGGTATGACTTAGAGGAGGTCTCAGCATGA
- the purQ gene encoding phosphoribosylformylglycinamidine synthase subunit PurQ, whose amino-acid sequence MKAAVVQFPGSNCDVDLVKALKQFDVAVDVVSHQQTDVFDYDALFLPGGFSFGDYLRSGAIARFSPIMTTVKQAAAAGKTVVGICNGFQILTEAGLLPGQLMQNETPGFICDQVGIEIENPATRFTKAYDRTEITLPVAHGEGRYYADEATVAQLNAQHQVVLRYQTNVNGSSDRIAGIMNEAGNVFGLMPHPERAVESLLGNADGQGFFRSLLVPVNVH is encoded by the coding sequence ATGAAAGCGGCCGTAGTGCAATTTCCGGGTTCAAACTGTGATGTTGACCTGGTCAAAGCCCTCAAGCAGTTTGATGTCGCTGTTGACGTGGTCTCACACCAACAAACCGATGTTTTCGATTATGACGCGCTGTTCTTACCCGGGGGATTTTCCTTTGGCGACTACCTCCGTTCGGGAGCAATCGCTCGTTTCTCACCCATCATGACGACCGTGAAACAGGCCGCGGCTGCCGGGAAAACGGTGGTTGGCATCTGCAACGGCTTTCAGATTTTGACCGAAGCCGGTTTGTTACCCGGCCAACTGATGCAAAATGAAACGCCGGGCTTTATCTGTGATCAAGTCGGCATCGAGATTGAAAATCCAGCAACCCGGTTCACCAAGGCTTACGATCGAACGGAAATTACGTTGCCAGTGGCCCACGGAGAGGGTCGTTACTATGCTGACGAAGCGACCGTCGCACAATTAAACGCTCAGCATCAGGTAGTCTTGCGCTACCAAACCAACGTGAACGGCTCAAGTGATCGCATCGCCGGCATCATGAACGAAGCGGGCAACGTCTTTGGACTGATGCCGCATCCTGAACGAGCGGTGGAAAGTTTACTCGGCAATGCCGACGGACAGGGTTTCTTTCGGAGCTTATTAGTTCCAGTCAACGTCCACTAA
- the purL gene encoding phosphoribosylformylglycinamidine synthase subunit PurL yields the protein MSQVPTEMQAEPTPAEIKQSRVYQQWGLTQAEYEQICQHLDRLPNYTETGLFAAMWSEHCSYKKSKPVLKRFWSQNDRVIQGPGEGAGVIDIGDGQAVVFKAESHNHPSAVEPYEGAATGVGGILRDIFSMGAQPIAVLDSLRFGEVNDNYTKHLVDQVIAGIAGYGNAIGIPTVGGEIAFDDVYKGNPLVNVMAVGTLDQADLHVGKARGTGNKILYVGAATGRDGIHGATFASSDFESETEQDRSAVQVGDPFLEKLVMDATIQAVRQFGSDVVGIQDMGAAGLVSSSAEMAGKAGNGVHLNLDRVPQRETNMTPYELMLSESQERMLLVVKPEALERVAKLFTDAGLSAVEIGTVTDDGRYQLQFHGQTVTDVEVNYLVTPPKQHQAERVPHRLETEDRTQYQPQIEDSSATLMQLLGQSTIASKAGLFRHFDSMVRTDTVIRPGGDAALVRVTGTNKGLALTTDISGRYTYLDPEIGGARAVVEASQNITVTGATPIGITDCLNFGDPDDPEVYYELDHASRGINSLAQRLNTPIISGNVSLYNEMDGQPIYPTPMVGMVGLLQDVHQATTSFVKQAGDLVYLIGTPGPDFNGSELQKLQTGTIHGRLRPADADQAADLQALVRDQILAGNINAAHDVAEGGLAVTLAEMTFTTPFSLDVQVNCPVAWTFAETPSVFAVTVPVARQAEFEQEARNRAQYLGRVTDNAAFRLQATDQTIRLDKAAMQQHDQEALTWQLNH from the coding sequence ATGTCACAGGTGCCAACGGAAATGCAGGCGGAACCGACCCCCGCAGAAATTAAGCAGAGTCGGGTTTACCAACAGTGGGGCTTAACCCAGGCTGAATATGAACAAATTTGTCAACATTTAGACCGGTTACCGAACTACACGGAAACCGGTTTATTTGCCGCCATGTGGTCGGAACACTGTTCTTATAAGAAATCAAAACCAGTTTTAAAACGGTTTTGGTCGCAAAATGACCGGGTCATTCAGGGACCCGGTGAAGGAGCGGGCGTGATCGACATTGGCGATGGTCAAGCGGTGGTCTTTAAGGCCGAATCGCACAACCATCCCTCCGCAGTTGAGCCGTATGAAGGGGCCGCAACGGGAGTCGGTGGGATTCTTCGGGATATTTTCTCGATGGGAGCCCAACCGATTGCCGTGCTAGATAGCCTTCGGTTTGGCGAAGTTAACGACAATTACACCAAGCACCTGGTTGACCAGGTCATTGCCGGCATCGCTGGCTACGGCAACGCGATTGGGATACCGACGGTCGGCGGAGAAATTGCCTTTGATGATGTTTACAAGGGCAATCCCTTGGTGAACGTTATGGCGGTTGGCACCCTCGACCAAGCCGATCTTCACGTTGGCAAGGCGCGCGGAACTGGAAACAAAATTTTGTACGTCGGCGCTGCCACCGGTCGGGATGGAATTCACGGGGCCACGTTTGCTTCCAGTGACTTTGAAAGTGAAACCGAACAGGACCGTTCGGCCGTCCAGGTTGGAGATCCCTTCTTAGAAAAACTGGTAATGGACGCCACGATTCAAGCCGTTCGGCAATTTGGTAGCGACGTGGTCGGAATCCAAGACATGGGGGCCGCTGGTTTGGTCTCTTCGTCAGCAGAAATGGCTGGTAAGGCCGGCAACGGAGTTCACTTAAACCTGGATCGGGTGCCCCAACGAGAAACCAACATGACGCCGTACGAACTGATGCTATCTGAATCCCAGGAACGGATGCTACTGGTGGTAAAACCGGAGGCCTTAGAACGGGTTGCTAAGCTCTTTACTGACGCCGGGCTGTCCGCCGTTGAAATTGGAACGGTGACGGACGATGGCCGCTACCAACTCCAGTTTCATGGGCAAACCGTGACGGACGTTGAGGTTAACTACCTGGTGACCCCGCCGAAACAACACCAAGCAGAACGGGTACCCCACCGGTTAGAAACGGAGGACCGGACGCAGTACCAACCTCAGATTGAGGATTCCAGTGCCACGTTAATGCAGTTGTTGGGGCAAAGTACGATTGCTTCTAAAGCGGGTCTCTTTCGCCACTTCGACAGCATGGTGCGAACCGATACGGTAATTAGACCCGGTGGTGACGCCGCTTTGGTCCGGGTCACTGGGACCAACAAGGGACTCGCATTAACCACGGACATTAGCGGTCGGTACACGTATCTTGATCCAGAAATCGGCGGGGCGCGCGCCGTGGTCGAGGCTTCCCAAAACATCACGGTAACCGGAGCAACGCCGATTGGGATTACGGATTGTTTAAACTTTGGCGACCCCGATGATCCAGAGGTTTACTACGAACTGGACCATGCGAGCCGGGGCATTAATTCCCTGGCCCAGCGGCTGAACACCCCGATTATTTCCGGAAACGTTTCCCTTTACAACGAAATGGACGGGCAACCGATTTACCCAACTCCGATGGTGGGAATGGTTGGTTTGCTACAAGATGTGCATCAGGCCACCACGAGCTTTGTAAAGCAGGCCGGAGACCTAGTCTATCTGATTGGCACTCCGGGACCAGACTTTAACGGTTCTGAACTGCAAAAACTGCAAACGGGAACAATTCACGGGCGGTTACGGCCGGCGGACGCGGACCAGGCCGCTGATTTACAGGCATTGGTTCGGGACCAAATTTTAGCTGGAAACATCAATGCGGCGCACGACGTTGCTGAAGGAGGCCTAGCGGTTACCTTAGCAGAAATGACGTTTACGACGCCGTTCAGTCTGGATGTTCAAGTTAACTGTCCGGTAGCATGGACGTTTGCCGAAACGCCATCCGTATTTGCCGTAACGGTGCCGGTTGCTCGCCAGGCCGAATTTGAACAAGAAGCTCGGAACCGGGCGCAGTACCTGGGCCGGGTAACGGATAATGCAGCATTTCGCCTGCAGGCCACGGATCAAACCATTCGCTTAGACAAAGCAGCAATGCAACAGCACGATCAGGAGGCCTTAACATGGCAATTGAACCACTAA
- the purF gene encoding amidophosphoribosyltransferase, with amino-acid sequence MAIEPLTSDRSLNEECGIFGVWNVENAAQLTFYGLHALQHRGQEGAGIVSNDHGHLWQERGLGLLSTVFADPEKLQRLHGTAALGHVRYATAGASGVENIQPLMVNFSDMQLALAHNGNLTNAKTLRKQLEAEGAIFQSSSDTEILLHLIRRSPKATFVEQLKDALNQVRGGFAFLLMTPDAIYAALDPHGYRPFVIGQLPNGSYVATSETAALNAVSAKFIRDVQPGELITLNDEGLKIDHYTNDTTLNIDAMEYIYFARPDSDIYGVNVHEARQRMGERLAQEAPAEADIVIAVPNSSLSAAMGYAKASGLPYEMGLVKNQYIARTFIEPTQSRRERAVRMKLSPIKAVLQGKRVVLVDDSIVRGTTSKYIIQILREAGAKEVHVRIGSPAFKYPTFYGIDMQTSRELLAANRSLAEMRELIGADSLAFLSVAGLKQAINVPNTGKGSGLTTAYFDGHYPSPIYDYEPELAGQIAAGTVTFDPEVKPAKGDQ; translated from the coding sequence ATGGCAATTGAACCACTAACATCAGATCGATCTTTAAACGAAGAGTGTGGGATTTTTGGCGTATGGAACGTTGAAAATGCCGCGCAACTAACCTTTTACGGGTTACACGCCTTACAACACCGGGGGCAAGAAGGCGCTGGGATTGTCAGTAACGACCACGGACACCTGTGGCAGGAACGGGGCCTCGGATTACTGAGCACCGTTTTTGCCGACCCCGAGAAGTTACAACGACTCCACGGGACGGCCGCTTTAGGGCACGTCCGCTACGCCACGGCCGGCGCTAGTGGCGTGGAAAACATTCAACCATTGATGGTAAACTTCAGCGACATGCAACTGGCGCTGGCTCACAACGGCAATTTAACCAACGCGAAGACGTTGCGGAAACAATTAGAAGCTGAGGGAGCAATTTTTCAATCTTCTTCTGATACAGAGATTCTGCTCCATTTGATTCGCCGCTCCCCAAAAGCAACTTTCGTGGAACAACTCAAGGACGCGTTAAACCAAGTTCGGGGTGGCTTTGCCTTTCTCTTGATGACTCCCGATGCGATCTATGCTGCCCTGGATCCACATGGCTACCGACCGTTTGTGATTGGCCAGCTACCCAACGGTTCTTACGTGGCCACTAGTGAAACGGCCGCTTTGAACGCCGTGTCGGCGAAATTTATTCGCGACGTGCAGCCAGGCGAACTGATCACGCTCAACGACGAGGGCTTGAAGATTGACCACTACACCAACGACACGACTTTAAACATTGATGCAATGGAATACATCTACTTTGCCCGGCCTGACTCAGATATCTACGGCGTGAATGTTCACGAGGCCCGGCAACGGATGGGCGAACGCTTAGCTCAAGAAGCACCTGCTGAAGCAGACATCGTGATTGCGGTGCCGAACTCTTCACTGTCGGCAGCGATGGGGTATGCCAAGGCCTCTGGGTTACCCTACGAAATGGGCTTGGTGAAGAACCAGTACATTGCTCGAACTTTCATCGAACCGACCCAGAGTCGCCGGGAACGGGCCGTGCGGATGAAGCTAAGTCCGATTAAAGCGGTCTTACAGGGTAAACGAGTGGTACTGGTGGACGACTCAATTGTGCGGGGGACGACCTCTAAGTACATCATCCAAATCCTAAGAGAGGCGGGGGCCAAGGAGGTCCACGTTCGGATTGGTTCTCCCGCCTTTAAATACCCCACCTTCTATGGGATTGACATGCAGACCAGTAGGGAACTGTTGGCGGCCAACCGTAGTTTAGCAGAAATGCGAGAACTGATTGGGGCTGACTCGCTGGCCTTTCTTTCGGTTGCTGGGCTCAAACAGGCGATTAACGTGCCAAACACTGGCAAGGGTTCGGGGTTAACCACGGCGTACTTTGACGGTCATTATCCGTCACCGATCTACGATTACGAACCAGAACTAGCTGGCCAGATTGCAGCGGGAACGGTGACCTTTGATCCGGAAGTCAAGCCAGCGAAAGGAGATCAATAA